Part of the uncultured Anaeromusa sp. genome is shown below.
TGGATTCGCTCGACATGGCGGAACTGCTGGTTATGGCGGAAGATGAATTTAAGGTGAAAATTTCTTTGGAAAAAGTAGGCGGTCTGAAAACCTTGGCTGACGCCGTGCAATATGTAGATAGCTTGATGTAAGTTAAAAATCCGCTGGCCTGCTGGCTGGCGGCTTTTTTTATTGTTTTTGAATTTATTTTGAAAGCATATTTGCTGTATGGAAAAATATTGTTATACTAAGACACGTTAGATAGATGTTTTGTTTTATGGAGTGCTTTTCATGCAGATAAAAAACCGATCCTTTTTGGAAAAATTGTTGTTGGCGTGGGCCGTTGCCGGTATTGTTTTAGCGCTGGTAACCTCTGCGATGTATTTGCTTTGGCCGGGCTTTGGCGAGCAAGGAGAGGTCAACTTTGCGTCAGTGGCCTGGCTGGTCAGCAACGGGCAGCCCCTTTATACGGACGTGGATGCAGCCGCACGATATAGTTTGCAGCATGGCCCGATTGTCTATTTGTTGATCGGCGGTATTATGCAACTGCTGGGGCCAAGCTATGTTACTGCTAAATTATCCGGTGTGGTCATGTTTTGGCTGATTTTGGGGCTGTCTTTTGTTATGTTTAAGAGAGCTGGCGGCAGAAGAAAAGCTTTGATTTTTACAGGTCTGGAAGCCTGGCTCTTGTTTCACTGGCACAACTCTTGTTATATTCGGCCGGATGCTATGCTGGTGGTTTGCATGCTGGTAAGTTTGTATGCCATTACCTGTATTCGAAACAAGACTCTTATGTTGGGAATCTGCGCCGTTGCTTTTGGTTTAATCATCAATCTTAAAGTTCACGGTGTTATTTATTTGCTGCCGCTGCTGGTGCTTTTAACTAAGTATCTGACGGTAAAGCGGTTTTGGGCAGCTGCGTTAGTAACGGCGTTTGTGAGTGGCTTTCCTTTTTTGCTGCCTCAGGTTTCTTTGGGCAATTATATTTTTTGGATTCAAACATCTGTGCAGTTGGCTGCGAGTGATCCAGTGTCTACTTTACGGAACTTTGCGCCTAAATTGGCGGCTATTTTGATTTTGGCCTTGCTTCCGTATTGCTTTGCGGCAGTGCGGGGTATTAGCTTGCGCAGCTATTGCCGACACAATAGGGTGGTGTTGGCGGCGTTGCTGTTGGGCATTTTAGCCGCTTCTATTATTGGTTCTAAGCCGGGAAGCGGCACCAATCATCTCATGCCCCTCATTCCCTTTTATTGTTACTTGCTCCTACGGTTGAGCCAGGAAAAACCTGCTGCAGATGCGGCAGCAAGTACGGGATGGATCTGGAAACGCAGAATTTGCGGCATTGTTTTAGGAATGTTGTTTTTACTGGTTACCTTGGGGGGCGCCCACAAAGAACTAACGTTGTTGAAAATGGCGTTGACCGATGACCGCGCGCCGATTCAACAAGAGCTGGCGGAAATTGAAAAAAGATACGCCGGTCAGACGATGGAAATCGGTTATGGTGAAAAAGGGAATCGCGTAATTACAGATTGTATCCCACTGTTAGTGTTTCGCGGGCAGCCGTTGTTGATTGAAAAGGTTGCCTTGGGCGATATGCTGGCGGTGAAAGTCCCTATTCCTGCCGCTGCGGTACAGGCGTTGCGGGACGGATATATCCAGGTCTGGTTGATTCCTGCGGGACAAGAGCCATTTCCTTGGATTAGAGAAGAGGCCTTTGTGCAAGCTTTTTTACAGAACTATCGCTTAGAAGAGCGAACAACTCATTTTGACGTTTGGACCTATAAGCCCAAAATGTAAAAAGAAGAATCGTTGGCTGAATTTGGCGCAACGGTTCTTCTTCTTTTTGTATTCTTTATCATAGCGGTTACTGCTGCTTGTTAGGGCAGTGACGGATAGGTGAAAAGCAGGAAATGAGCGGTATTTAACGCAAAATGCAGTAAGATAGAAGCTTCAATACAGCCTGTTTTTTGATAGACCCAGCCGTAACCTAGGCCCGCAAGGGTGACGAAGGCTACATACAGCGGTCCGCCGGCAAAATGAGAGAGACCATAGACTAAGGAAGCCAGCGCAAGGGGAAGTTCTTGTTGCAAGGGACGGTTTTTCCAAAGAAGGGCGAGCTGTTGCTGCAAGAAGCCGCGGAAAAAGGCCTCTTCTGCAGTGCAGACAAAGAGCAGGTTCGTGAGCATCCATAATAAAGTATAAGATGGCAGCTTAGGGTCCCAGTGGACTTTGCCGGAGGCAAGAGCCAAAATAAAAATGAGGAGTAAAAAAAGAAGACTGCGGGAGAGCAAAACCTGCAAGAGTTGATGCCATTCTTGGCGTCTGGAAAGTCTGGGAACACACCAGCCAAGAAGACCTAAAGCGACGAGGGTTTTATCCAAATTTAGATACATGGTGAAAGGAAGCCCGTCGGTGCTGACGGCCATGGCATCAAGAACTTTGAGATTTTGAAAGCCCGGCAATAAATGAGCGCCTAAGAGTAGGGACAAGGCGGCGAGTAGAAGTGTGAGCCATTTTTTCTTGGCTCCCGTCGTCCGTGAAAAGAGGTAAGCGATAAAAAGATATAAAACGGCTAGTCCCAGGCCGAGCGGAGTCAGCTGGCCGCTTATAAGTGCGATAAAGCCTGCGGAAGCGGCCAGGATAAGCCAAAGAGGTTGGCCCCATATAGAAGCTGGAAACCACAGGCAGGCGACGGCAAGATAGAGAACGCTATAGCAAAGAAGCGTGGAAAATGAATAGGGCAGCGAGATGTCCATTTCGTAGTGCCTCCTCAAAAGCGGTTGTCTGAAAAATTTTATTAAAACGCAAATCCTGCAGGCGGCGTATTCGGAGCAGGATTTTCGATAGGAATCAAGAAGGTTCTAAACTATGAATATAGATAGAACAGGAGCGTGAAGTAGGAAGATGAAAACACGAAGCGCAATGGTTAAAATGCTTTTTTTGACGTGTTGTTTCTTGGTGGCTTTGACGACTGCCTGTGCGGCTGGCGGCGCGAATGCGGGCGATAAGTGGACTCCGCGTGATCTGCCGCTGTTGGACGGGACGCCGGTGACGCTGGCGCCGGAGAAGGATAAGATTCTGGTGCTCAATTTCTTTGCTACTTGGTGTCCGTATTGTGTACGAGAATTGCCGGAATTCAACCAAGTACACTTAAAGTATCAAGACAAGATAAAAATGTATGTTATTGACGTGTGGGAAACACCGGAGAAGGCCAATGCCTTTATGTATCAAAACGGATATCAAATTCCGACGCTTTTTGACAATACGAATAAAGCTTTGACAAATGACTTGGGCATTCGCGGTATACCGGTGACCTTGATTATCGACGAGGAAGGCACTATCCGGATACGGAAAGATGGTATGATGCCTCCAGGACATTTGGAGAAAGCCATCCAGCAGGTTATGAGAAAAAATGAGGCAGTAAAATGAAGAAATACCTAGCAATGATGTTGCTGGCGTTGTCTTTACTTAGCAGCAGTGTCGCGTTGGCGGGCGCCGGGGAGCCGCCTCCGCCAGGAAATGCCGGCGATGCCAATGGCAATGACGATTGCAAGGATGGCATTTGCATCCTTAAAGAGCAGCCGGGCGAGCCAGGGGAAGGAACAAAGAGTAACTGAGTAACGGCGGGTACGCAGAGGGCTAAAGAAATAAACGCCGGCCTTCTTCACAGCTAATGAACGCTGCGGAGAAGGCCGGTTTTTTCGCTATACCAGAGTTTATAAGTTTTTACGGATGAAAAGCCTAGGGTCATCAAGCGGTAGGAGCTTCTATATAAACGGCGGCATAACTGTATTTGAGACAAGATTTCCGCGCGACTCGCAAAAATAGGAGTCGCCGGCAGTTACGCGAACTCGCTGGCGCTCAGACATACGAAACTTTTCTCCGTCGCCTCCTGTTTTTGAGTCCTGCGGACCGTCTTGCTCCAAAAAGTCTCAAATACAATCACGGCCACCGTAGCCTCATTGGCTCCCTCCCTTTACTCCTGTTCCAATCCCGTACTCCTCTGGTCTTATCTGTTACTTAAGGAGCCCCAAGGCCTGTTTGGCCAGGCGATCCGCCAGCTCGTTTCCTTCTACGCCTGTATGACCGGCTACTTTGCAGAAAGTCACCCAGCTAAGGCGCTGCGAGGCAAACTCGGCATACCAGGCAGTGAACGGGTTTTTAGCCTGCCATTCTTTTGTAGCCCATTTGGCTAGGCCGCTATAGTCATGATGAATCGAGATAGGCTGAACACCAGTCTCTTCCGCCCACTGGATAGCCATAGTGGCTCCGGCTAGCTCTCCAGCTACATTGCGCATTTTCGCCGCTTCGGGATCTTCGCCGACGCCGCTGTCGGAGTGAGTCAAATTTCCGTCTTCATAGACGGCAAAGGCCCAGCTGTATTGGCCTTTGCTGAAGCTGCCGTCGACATAGATATGTATGCCTGCAGGATTTTCTTCCGTTGTGGCCGCCGTCGAAATTTGATCGTTCATAAAAGCAACAGCCTCTTCTTTAGTAGGAAATCCTTTAAAAGCGGCATTGGGATAGCCGCTGACCTGTTTTTGACACTCCGGCCAATTCGTATAGATGCCGGGAATTCGTCCTTCACGGACGGCGTAGAATTTATTCTTGCCAGCCATAGTAGAAGCTCCTCTCCTTAACTTGCTTCTACTATACAGGATACAGCGCGGCAGCGCCAGCAATTTTGCGTGTGCGGAAATCTCTATTCCCTCTGTCGTACCCTCCTTTTACTCCCTCTACTCTTGTTCAAAACTTCGTGTCCCATTGTAATCAGCAAATCTTGCCTGCCAAATGCGCGCGCTCCGCTTGTTCTTCGGCGTAATACCAGCGAACAGAGCTGCCGATGATGCAGCGTACGGCGTCTAGTTTTCCTTCATTGGCCATTTTGCGCATTTTTTGCACGTCAAAGCCGTTGGTGGAAAAATAGCTTGCCGAGATGAAGCCGCGATGCAAAAGCTGTTTGCGGTACCGTTCGGAATCCCGTCTGTCCAGTTCTACTTGCCAAATCGCCATAATATTTACCATCCTCTCTCGTTTTGCTGTAAGCATTTTTCAAAGAGAATTATAAGAAGCTGTGAATACAGCGGCGGTTTCTTAACTGTTGGCTGCTTCGTTTTGCTGACTCCAACCGGCAAAGGCGGGCCGTAAGGCTAAGCGGCTGGAAAAACGCTCTAAGAGACCTGCGGTGCAGCGCTGCGCCAGGGGTAGCAGAATCTGTGTGGCTTGGTGGTAGTCGGCTGCGCTTGCTCCTTGGGAGGTGCGCGCATATAAAGCGCTTGCCTGTTCGGCGTTTTGCAGCAGCCAAGCAAGGGGGTCTTGGCGGGTATAATAAAGACCGCCTGCCTGCGCCTTGTATTGATGGCGGTGGCTGGCGGCCCAGGTTTCATATTCTTTATGTCCGTCGAAAAGCTGTGCTTGGGCATGATGAGGCACACAAAGATCCTGCAGCAAATGGGCGGCAGCGCCTAAAAAGAAAGCCGCCTGTTTTTCGTCAGCGCCTTTGGCGACGCTGACGGCTTTTTCAAAGTAGGTCTGAAATTCCTCCAATGCGGAGTGAAAACGCCAAAGGCCTCTGTTGTTCAGAGGCTGCAAATAATGGTGTATGTTTTTCCAGTCTGCATCAGCCCAAACTGCGCCACGATTAAAAGAGGAAAGGTGTCGGCGCAGCCAGGAACCTTCCCAAGTACAGCCGTCGGCCAGCAAAATGCGCGCCGCTTGACGATTAATAAAGCAATGCGTCAAGGCCGGACGGTCAAACCAGTGCTGTACGCTGCCGGCTATCGTTAGCAGCCAGTTTTCTGGTGACGATAAGGACAAACTTCCGTAGTTCACACCTATCTCCTCCTTTTTTGGCGGGCCTTAGCAAGGCAAGAGGTAAGTCACAGTTCGTAGGCTTATAGTAACCATAGCACAGGAACGACAAAATTGCGTTAACCACAGGTTAAGGTTTGATTAAAGAAGTCTATAGAAAATACAAAACGGGCCAGTAACGTACGGAATATACAAACTTTTTGTTAAGTGTATCTTTGGTGTTGACACTTATTTTTTTTCATGATATACTCGGCACAAATAAAAGAGTTACGGCGTAGAAGCCGGCCAAGCCTATGGTTTGGCCGGCTTTTGCGTTTCCAGCGCTGACGCGGATAAGCAGGAAAAGTTCTGTTTAGCCGCGTTTTGCGCATAATTAGGAAGCAAAATTGCAATAGGCGCCTTGAAAAGAGCGGATGCAAAGCGTTTACAGCAAAGGAGGTGAGGCTGCTGCAGGCAGAGGGGAAGGCACAAATGAAAAAAGCCGAAAGAGTATGGCACTACTCTTTCGGCGGGGGCTTGTCGTGAATCCCGAGGGGGGCTTCTTTGACATACCCATTTCATTATAGCCTCCTGTTAAAAGATTTTCAAGAAATAGCAAAGTCGGAAAAAGAGATGGGAGGCTGGAATTATGAGACAGGTAGCAATTTACGGCAAAGGCGGCATCGGTAAATCGACGACAACCCAAAATACGGTGGCGGCTCTAGCGGAAGCAGGGAAGAAAGTAATGGTGGTCGGCTGTGACCCCAAGGCGGATTCGACGCGGCTTCTTTTAAACGGTCTTTGCCAAAAGACGGTATTGGATACGCTTCGCGATGAAGGGGACGATATCGAACTGGACGATATCCTAAAACCAGGCTTTCGCGGCACAAAATGCGTAGAATCCGGCGGCCCGGAGCCTGGCGTAGGCTGCGCGGGTCGCGGGATCATTACCTCCATTAATTTGCTGGAATCTTTGGGCGCGTATACGGATGACTTGGATTATGTTTTTTATGATGTTTTGGGCGACGTTGTTTGCGGCGGGTTTGCCATGCCGATTCGCGAAGGAAAAGCGGAAGAAATATACATTGTAGCTTCTGGAGAACTCATGGCGCTGTATGCGGCTAATAACATTTCTAAGGGCATTCAAAAGTACGCTACTACGGGCAAGGTTCGCTTGGGCGGTATCATTTGCAACAGCCGGCAAGTAGATTTTGAATTGGATTTGTTGCAGGCCTTTGCCTCAGAATTAGGTTCGCAGTTGATCCATTTTGTGCCTCGGAATAATGTAGTGCAGCGGGCGGAAATTAATAAAAAGACGGTTATTGATTTTGATCCGAAAGAAGACCAGTCGGATGAGTATCGCAAACTGGCCATGGCTATCAATCAGAACAAAAACTTTGTTATTCCCAAGCCGATGACGCAAGATCGTTTAGAAGAGCTGATGATGTCTTACGGAATTTTGGGCTAAGCAAAACGCTAACAAAAAGGAGTGAAGTCTATGTTGTTGGTAAGAGCGATTGTTCGTCCGGAAAAGCGGGATGAAGTGCTATATGAGCTGTCTACGGCCGGCTTTCACGCGGCAACGGTCATTGATGTTATGGGCCGCGGCAAGCAAAAAGGCATCAAAATTGGCAGCATTGTTTACGATGAAATTCCCAAAGTGATGATTTTGATGGCGGTGCGGGACGAGGACAAGGACGATGTGGTCAGCGTGATCATGCGCGCCGCCAAAACCAGCGATTCCGGCGCTTTTGGGGACGGCAAGATTTTTATCACGCCTATCGAAGAGGCCTATACGGTATCCTCCGCAGCCACTGGGCTGTAGAAAGGAGTAGTGCTGTCTATGAAAGAGATTATTGCCATTGTGCGTATGAATAAGACCAATGCCACGAAAAAGGCTCTGGTAGAAAGCGGAGCCGCCGGTTTTACGGCCACTAAGGTGCTGGGGCGGGGCAAACTGGTAGATGATCCAGCGGTGATTGCCGCCCGCAAAGCGGATTTGATGCGTCTGGCGGAAGAAGAGGACATGCGCGAGGCGGAGGTGCTGATTGACGGTTTTTTGGACGGCACTCGCCTGTTTCCGCGGCGTATGTTCAATGTCATTGCTCATGATGCCGATGTGGAGAAAATTGTGAAATCGATTATTGCTGCCAACCAGACCAACAACCAAGTAGGAGACGGCAAAATATTCATTCTGCCACTACTGGATGCGTACCGGGTGCGTACGGCGGAAAAAGGCGACGCAGCGATTTAAGAGACAAGGAGGGACGCCATCATGGCGATGACCGAAAAAGAACTTCAGGACATCTTGGACCGCTATCCGAGCAAGGTCCAGAAAAATCGCAAGAAGCACATTTTGATTAAAGATGGCGTTCTGGAACAGCAAGAAATTGAGGCTAATACCAGAACGGTTCCGGGAATTATGACCAACCGCGGCTGCGCCTATGCGGGCTGCAAAGGCGTGGTAGTAGGGCCGCTGAAGGATATGGTGCATATTGTGCATGGCCCTATCGGCTGTAGTTATTACGCCTGGGGTGCACGGCGCAACAAGGCCCGCACCGAAGAAGGCGGCGACAATTTCATCAACTACTGCTTCTCTACGGATATGCAGGAAAGTGATATTGTTTTTGGCGGCGAGAAAAAACTGACCGCTATGATTGACGAAGTGGTGGAGATTTTTCACCCGAAGGCCATCAGTATTTCCGCTACCTGTCCGGTAGGTCTTATTGGCGACGATATTAACGCCGTCGCCAGGACCGCTCAGGAAAAATACGGCATTCAGGTGCTGGCGTTCAACTGCGAAGGCTATAAAGGCGTCAGCCAGTCGGCGGGCCATCATATCGCCAATAATAACCTGATGGACAAAGTCATCGGCAACAGCGATCTAGAGGAGGCGCCGGGTAAGTTTCCCATCAATATTCTCGGCGAGTACAACATCGGCGGCGACGGCTGGGAAGTTGAGCGCATGCTCAAAGAAATCGGCTATCATATCGTCACGGTTATGACTGGCGACGGCTCCTGGGAGTCGCTGCGCAACGCTCATGTGTCGGAATTGAATCTGGTGCAGTGTCATCGTTCGATTAACTATATTGCGGAGATGCTGGAAATCAAGTACGGTACGCCGTGGCTGAAGGTCAACTTTATCGGCGTGAACAGCACCGTTGAGACGCTGCGCAACATGGCCAAGTATTTTGACGATCCGGGTCTGACCCAGCGTACCGAAGATTTTATCGCCAAAGAACTTGTGCGGGTACAGCCGCAGATGGAGCAATATCGCAAGATCTGTGAAGGGAAAACCGCCTTCTGCTTTGTAGGCGGTTCCCGGGGACATCATTATCAGGGCCTCTTTGGCGAGCTGGGTATTGATACGGTGCTGGCTGGTTATGAATTTGCGCATCGTGACGACTATGAAGGCCGCGTCGTCATTCCCACGATCAAAACCGATGCAGACAGCAAAAACATTCCTGAGTTGCACGTGGAGCAAGATGAACGGCGGTATCGCTTGAAGATATCCCCGGAAAAAATGGAAGCGTTAAAGAGAAGTATTCCGTTGGGGGAATATAACGGCATGAATGTGGAGATGAAGGACGGCAGTATTATTGTCGACGACATCAACCATTATGAGACAGAAGAGTTCATTCGCCTGCTTAAACCGGATATTTTCGCGTCCGGCATCAAGGACAAGTATGTGGTTCAGAAAATGGGAATTCCAGCCAAACAGCTTCACTCGTACGACTACAGCGGACCTATGCCGGCTTTAACGGGGCCGTGAATTTTGCTCGTGATGTCAGTATGGCCTTTGCTTCGCCGACGTGGAACTACATC
Proteins encoded:
- a CDS encoding phosphopantetheine-binding protein — its product is MTTMEKVNKIILDLKKGKVTEDMLQPSAELAKDLHMDSLDMAELLVMAEDEFKVKISLEKVGGLKTLADAVQYVDSLM
- a CDS encoding glycosyltransferase family 39 protein; this translates as MQIKNRSFLEKLLLAWAVAGIVLALVTSAMYLLWPGFGEQGEVNFASVAWLVSNGQPLYTDVDAAARYSLQHGPIVYLLIGGIMQLLGPSYVTAKLSGVVMFWLILGLSFVMFKRAGGRRKALIFTGLEAWLLFHWHNSCYIRPDAMLVVCMLVSLYAITCIRNKTLMLGICAVAFGLIINLKVHGVIYLLPLLVLLTKYLTVKRFWAAALVTAFVSGFPFLLPQVSLGNYIFWIQTSVQLAASDPVSTLRNFAPKLAAILILALLPYCFAAVRGISLRSYCRHNRVVLAALLLGILAASIIGSKPGSGTNHLMPLIPFYCYLLLRLSQEKPAADAAASTGWIWKRRICGIVLGMLFLLVTLGGAHKELTLLKMALTDDRAPIQQELAEIEKRYAGQTMEIGYGEKGNRVITDCIPLLVFRGQPLLIEKVALGDMLAVKVPIPAAAVQALRDGYIQVWLIPAGQEPFPWIREEAFVQAFLQNYRLEERTTHFDVWTYKPKM
- a CDS encoding CPBP family intramembrane glutamic endopeptidase; its protein translation is MDISLPYSFSTLLCYSVLYLAVACLWFPASIWGQPLWLILAASAGFIALISGQLTPLGLGLAVLYLFIAYLFSRTTGAKKKWLTLLLAALSLLLGAHLLPGFQNLKVLDAMAVSTDGLPFTMYLNLDKTLVALGLLGWCVPRLSRRQEWHQLLQVLLSRSLLFLLLIFILALASGKVHWDPKLPSYTLLWMLTNLLFVCTAEEAFFRGFLQQQLALLWKNRPLQQELPLALASLVYGLSHFAGGPLYVAFVTLAGLGYGWVYQKTGCIEASILLHFALNTAHFLLFTYPSLP
- a CDS encoding TlpA disulfide reductase family protein, with the translated sequence MKTRSAMVKMLFLTCCFLVALTTACAAGGANAGDKWTPRDLPLLDGTPVTLAPEKDKILVLNFFATWCPYCVRELPEFNQVHLKYQDKIKMYVIDVWETPEKANAFMYQNGYQIPTLFDNTNKALTNDLGIRGIPVTLIIDEEGTIRIRKDGMMPPGHLEKAIQQVMRKNEAVK
- a CDS encoding ribonuclease H family protein encodes the protein MAGKNKFYAVREGRIPGIYTNWPECQKQVSGYPNAAFKGFPTKEEAVAFMNDQISTAATTEENPAGIHIYVDGSFSKGQYSWAFAVYEDGNLTHSDSGVGEDPEAAKMRNVAGELAGATMAIQWAEETGVQPISIHHDYSGLAKWATKEWQAKNPFTAWYAEFASQRLSWVTFCKVAGHTGVEGNELADRLAKQALGLLK
- a CDS encoding zinc dependent phospholipase C family protein — encoded protein: MNYGSLSLSSPENWLLTIAGSVQHWFDRPALTHCFINRQAARILLADGCTWEGSWLRRHLSSFNRGAVWADADWKNIHHYLQPLNNRGLWRFHSALEEFQTYFEKAVSVAKGADEKQAAFFLGAAAHLLQDLCVPHHAQAQLFDGHKEYETWAASHRHQYKAQAGGLYYTRQDPLAWLLQNAEQASALYARTSQGASAADYHQATQILLPLAQRCTAGLLERFSSRLALRPAFAGWSQQNEAANS
- the nifH gene encoding nitrogenase iron protein, with product MRQVAIYGKGGIGKSTTTQNTVAALAEAGKKVMVVGCDPKADSTRLLLNGLCQKTVLDTLRDEGDDIELDDILKPGFRGTKCVESGGPEPGVGCAGRGIITSINLLESLGAYTDDLDYVFYDVLGDVVCGGFAMPIREGKAEEIYIVASGELMALYAANNISKGIQKYATTGKVRLGGIICNSRQVDFELDLLQAFASELGSQLIHFVPRNNVVQRAEINKKTVIDFDPKEDQSDEYRKLAMAINQNKNFVIPKPMTQDRLEELMMSYGILG
- a CDS encoding P-II family nitrogen regulator → MLLVRAIVRPEKRDEVLYELSTAGFHAATVIDVMGRGKQKGIKIGSIVYDEIPKVMILMAVRDEDKDDVVSVIMRAAKTSDSGAFGDGKIFITPIEEAYTVSSAATGL
- a CDS encoding P-II family nitrogen regulator, translated to MKEIIAIVRMNKTNATKKALVESGAAGFTATKVLGRGKLVDDPAVIAARKADLMRLAEEEDMREAEVLIDGFLDGTRLFPRRMFNVIAHDADVEKIVKSIIAANQTNNQVGDGKIFILPLLDAYRVRTAEKGDAAI
- the nifD gene encoding nitrogenase molybdenum-iron protein alpha chain; amino-acid sequence: MAMTEKELQDILDRYPSKVQKNRKKHILIKDGVLEQQEIEANTRTVPGIMTNRGCAYAGCKGVVVGPLKDMVHIVHGPIGCSYYAWGARRNKARTEEGGDNFINYCFSTDMQESDIVFGGEKKLTAMIDEVVEIFHPKAISISATCPVGLIGDDINAVARTAQEKYGIQVLAFNCEGYKGVSQSAGHHIANNNLMDKVIGNSDLEEAPGKFPINILGEYNIGGDGWEVERMLKEIGYHIVTVMTGDGSWESLRNAHVSELNLVQCHRSINYIAEMLEIKYGTPWLKVNFIGVNSTVETLRNMAKYFDDPGLTQRTEDFIAKELVRVQPQMEQYRKICEGKTAFCFVGGSRGHHYQGLFGELGIDTVLAGYEFAHRDDYEGRVVIPTIKTDADSKNIPELHVEQDERRYRLKISPEKMEALKRSIPLGEYNGMNVEMKDGSIIVDDINHYETEEFIRLLKPDIFASGIKDKYVVQKMGIPAKQLHSYDYSGPMPALTGP